Part of the Streptomyces sp. f51 genome is shown below.
CGGGGGCCGCGGGGCCGGGAGTCACGAACGGAGAAGGCGCCGGGGGCGGCGACGAGGGGAGGGACGGGGGCGGGACGAACGGGGGTGCGGCGGCCTGCCGGTCGTCCCGTGCGGGTCGGGGCACTCCCGCGGTGCGCGGGGCTTCGTCGGGACGCGCCGGCCCGGCGGACGCGGGCGGGGTGTCCGGAAAACGCGCGGAGGCCGCGGGGGGCGGCGGGCTCACGGGCGCCGTGCGGCCCTCGGGACGCAGGTGCGGATACCGCAGGCCCTCCGGCCGCGCCCCGGTGCCGGACCGCTGCACGGCGGCCTCCCCCACCGGCCGCTGCGGAGCCGCCGAGTCCTCCGCCGGAGAGCTCAGCGGGGCGGCTTCCGACGCGGCCTGGCGCGGTGCGCGGGACGCAGACGAACCGGTCTGCGCGGCCTGACCGGGAGCGCCGGACGCAGGCGAACCCGTCTGCGCGAATGACGGCGCGGCCTGGCCGGACGCAGGCGACCCGGTGTACCCGGGGCGCGGCGCGGCCTGACGCGGGGCGCCGGACGCAGGCGGACCCGTCTGCTCGGACCGGGATGTGTCAGGGCCCCTCGTGTCGTACGAGCCGGGCAGCGGTTCGTCGGACACCGGTGTGCCGGTCGGAGTGGACCGTCGCGCGTCGCGCCCCGGCGTACCGGACGGACCCGAACGCGGTGCGGCGGACACCGGTGTGCCGGCCGGAGTGGACCGTCGCGCGTCGCGCCCCGGCGTACCGGACGGACCCGAACGCGGTGCGGCGGACGCCGGTGTGCCGTCCGGGGCGGACGGTCCCGCGTCGGAGTCCGGCGTACCGGACGGCGCGGACCACGGCCGGCCGGGCGAGACGGACTCCGGTGCGGCAGGGGAGGCCGCTCCCGGGACACCGGCCCCGGTGGGCCTCGACGTGCGGGGCGCGGCCTGCCCCGGCGAGCCCGTGCCACCGGTCGACACCGATGTCTGCCCGGCGGACGAAGCGGCTCCGGGGGTACCGGGCGCGGCGGCCCGCGGGCGGACGAGCGAGGTGGGCCTCTTCGCAGCTGGCACGGCCGATTCCGCCCTGCCGGACGGGGCGGCGCCCGGCACGCCGGAGGCGGGCGGACCGGACCGGTCCGGCGTGGACGGCGGCGCGGTGGGCTGCGGCGGCACGGACGGGACCGAGCCGCGCGGCGGACCCGCGGGGCGCGGCGGACCCGCCGGAACGCGGCCGGACGCAGCCTGCCCGTATCCGGAGGCGGTTGCGGGCGGACCGAACACGGACGCCGACGCCGACGCCGACTGTCCAGCCTCCGTGGAGGACCTGGGTCGTCCGAACCCGGAAGAGGACTCACCCTGTCCGGATCCGGAAGAGGGCGCGACCTGACCGAACCCCGACGAGGTCAAGGACTGTCCGGACCCGGACGGTGACGCGGGCTGTCCGGATCCCGACGTGGCTGCGGTCCGGTCGGAGCCCCGGGCGGGTGCGGGTCGTTCCGGTCCCGGGAGCCGGCCCGACGGGGTCGAGGGCGGGTTCTCTGCGGACCAGTCCTCGCCGGCCGACAGGTCCGGCCCGGGCGGGCGGTCCGGCTTCGGCGGGACCTCGGCCGGGGGGTGGCCCGGAGCCGGGGGGGTCGCGGGCCCCTGGGAGCCCGGCGGAACGGAAGGGCGCCGGGGATTCGAGGCGCGCCGCGCTTCCGTACTCATGCACCCCCCGTTTCCTCGTACCGGGCTGTCGGACGCCCCGTAACTCGGCGAGCCGTTCGTGTGCGCGAGAGGTTCACCACGGGCACGCATACCCGCACCGGTGGACCGTCACCCCGGGCAGGGTCCGCCGGGGCAAGGACGTACCTCCCTGCGTCCGCGTCACTCTACGGGTTGACGAGCGCCGGACGGGAACCAGTCCGAGGCCCCGGGGCATCTGCCCGGAACGTCCCCCTACCCTGCGGTAATGGAGTCTGGCAGTCTTCGCTCATGACTGCCCGTGCCGCCGACAGGGCCCGCTACGACCGGGCCACCGCTCACCTCGACGCCCCCGTCGCCATCGTGGATCTGGAGGCCTTCGACGCGAACGCGGACGACCTGGTCCGCCGGGCCGGCGGGAAGCCGATCCGCGTCGCCAGCAAGTCCGTCCGCTGCCGCACCCTGCTGGAACGCGTCCTGGGCCGGGAGGGCTTCGCGGGGCTCATGTCGTTCACCCTCGCCGAGTCCCTGTGGCTGGCCAGGTCCGGTTTCGACGACGTCCTGCTCGCCTATCCGTCGGCCGACCGCAAGGGCTACGCCGAGCTGACCGCCGACCCCAAGCTCGCCGCCGCGGTGACCGTCATGATCGACGACCCGGCACAGCTGCGCCTCATCGACGAGGCCCGCGACGGCGGCACCGAGGTCGTACGGGTCTGTCTTGAACTGGACACGTCGCTGAAGCTGTTCGGCGGCCGGGTCCGGGTCGGCGCGCTGCGCTCACCGCTGCACTCCGCCGCCCAGGTCGCGGACCTCGCCCGCGCCGTCAAGCGCGCCCCGGGGTTCAAGCTGGTGGGGATCATGGCGTACGAGGGTCACATCGCCGGCGTCGGTGACTCTGTCTCGGGGCGGCCGCTGCGCTCGCGTGCCGTGCGGCTGATGCAGGCGACGGCCCGCAAGGAGCTCGCCCAGCGGCGCGCGGACGTCGTCCGGGCGGTCCGCGCGGTGGAACCGGACCTCGAATTCGTCAACGGCGGCGGCACCGGAAGCGTCCAGCACACGGCGGCGGAGGAAGCGGTCACCGAGATCGCGGCCGGCTCGGGGCTCTATGTGCCGAGGCTCTTCGACAACTACACGTCCTTCAGCGGACGCCCGGCGGCACTGTTCGCCCAGCCCGTGGTGCGCCGCCCCGGTGTGGGTGTGGTGACCGTGCTCGGCGGCGGATATCCCGCCTCCGGGGCCGCGGGCCCCGACCGGCTGCCGGTCCCGTATCTGCCGGAGGGCCTGTCGTACGACCCCCAGGAGGGTCCCGGCGAGGTGCAGACCCCGCTGCTCGGCTCCCCCGCCGACGATCTGCTCATCGGCGACAAGGTGTGGTTCCGGCACGCGAAGGCCGGTGAGCTGTGCGAGCGGTTCGACACGCTGCACCTCGTGGAGGGCGACACCGTCACCGCCTCCGTCCCGACCTACCGGGGAGAGGGCCACACCTTCCTCTGACCCGGGGGATCACCGGGTCGGGCCGATGCTGCTCCCCACACCGCCGCCGGCGTCCTTGCCGCCCACCGGGCGGATGCCGGCGGTGATGCGGTCGATGTCGGACAGCGGCGGCCCGTCGGCCCCGGCGTCGAGGGCGAACCGGACGATGACCGGGGACTGCGAGCCCACGCTGGAAGGAAAGACGAGGGACTCCACGTAACCGCCGGGCCCCACACCGGTCCTGACCTTCCAGCGCACGAGGTATCCGGCGCGCCCGGCCACGGCGACGGAGCCGGACTTCACCAGTTCGTGCGAGCTGATGCCACGGAAGGGGCGGCTGCCCAGGAGGTCGTGTCCGTACGCGCTGTCGGCGGCGTCCGCGATGTCCTCCTCGGCGAGGGCCTTCGGCGACGTCTCGTCGGTGGCGGTCGCGGTGCGCGAGTCGACCCGGCCGTGCCGGCACAGACCGGGGTCGCCCGGGCAGTCGTAGGTCCTCGGGGTCGACAGCACCATGTCGTGGTCGGCGGCGTACTGCGGTTTCACCCAGCCGTCGAGGACCGGGAAGGTGATGCCGTTCAGTTCGTCCACGACGACGGACGGGTCACCGGCCGAGGGCGAGGGACCCGACGGTGAGGGCGAGGGCGCCTCGGTCCCGGTGGGGGACGAGGACGTGGGCGTGGTCTGTGCCGCGGCGTCGCCGCCGTCGTCGTGGCGCAGCAGCACCGCGCCGGTGACGATCGCGGCCACGAGGACGACCGCGGCCGTCACGAGGGCGACGGTCCTGGCCCGTCCCGGGCCGGAGCCCTCGGCCGGCGGGGTCTGTATCAGGGGCTGCTGGGGGACTTCGGGCTGACGCCGGTGGTCGGTCCACGCGGTCCCGTCCCACCAGCGCTCGACGAGCGGGTACGACGGGTCGCTGTACCAGCCGGGAGGAGGTGTCACGCTCATCCCGGCACTCTAATGCCGCGGTGGGCAGGGGGACTTGCCGGGACGGGTGGTGGACGGTCCGCCGGGCGGGGTGGTGCGGGCCCTCCCGCGCCCCGCGGACCGTGCGCCGCGCGGCCGGGCTACAGCGGGGTGACGTAGGCGCCCGAGATGCCCCCGTCCACCAGGAAGTCGGTGGCGTTCACGAAGGAGGAGTCGTCGCTGGCGAGGAACGCGACGGCCGAGGCGATCTCGTCCGCCTCGGCGAACCGCCCGACCGGGATGTGCACGAGCCGGCGCGCGGCCCGCTCCGGGTCCTTGGCGAACAGCTCCTGGAGCAGCGGGGTGTTGACCGGGCCGGGGCACAGGGCGTTGACCCGGATGCCCTCCCGGGCGAACTGGACGCCCAGTTCACGGGACATGGCGAGGACACCGCCCTTGGAGGCCGTGTACGAGATCTGGGAGGTCGCCGCGCCCATCCGGGCCACGAACGAGGCGGTGTTGATGATGGAGCCCCGGCCCTGGCGGCGCATGTAGGGGATGGCCGCCTTGCAGCACAGGTAGACCGAGGTGAGGTTGACCTCCTGGACGCGCTTCCACGCCTCCAGGCCGGTGTCCAGGATGGAGTCGTCGTCGGGCGGCGAGATGCCCGCGTTGTTGAAGGCGATGTCGACCGAGCCGTAGGTGTCGTACGCCGTCCTGAACAGGGTCTCCACCTGCTCCGGGTCGGTCACGTCGACCTTGACGAAGGTGCCGCCGACCTCTTCGGCGACGGCCTTCCCGTGCTGCTCGTCGATGTCGCCGCAGACGACGTGGGCGCCCTCGGAGGCGAGCCGGCGCGCGGTGGCGAGGCCGATGCCGCTGGCGGCGCCGGTGATGACGGCGGTGCGGCCCACCAGGCGGCGGCAGATGGTCTCGGGGGTGTCTGAAGTCACTGTGCGGGACCCTCCGTGCTGATGAAGACGTTCTTGGTCTCGGTGAAGGCGGTGAGGGCGTCCGGGCCGAGTTCGCGGCCGATCCCCGACTGCTTGAAGCCGCCGAAGGGGGTCCAGTAGCGGACGCTGGAGTGGGAGTTGACGGACAGGTTGCCCGCGCGGACGGCTTGGGAGACGCGCAGGGCGCGGCCGACGTCGCGGGTCCAGATGGATCCGGACAGGCCGTAGTCGGTGGCGTTGGCGAGCCGGACGGCGTCGGCCTCGTCCTCGAAGGGCAGCACGACGGCGACGGGACCGAAGACCTCCTCGACGGCCACGCGGGCGCCGGGGTCGACGCCGGTGAGGACGGTGGGCGCGAACCAGAAGCCGGGGCCCTCGGGGGCCTTGCCCCGGATGCCGGGCGCGCCGTCGTCGACGTAGGACCGTACGCGGTCCAGCTGGGCCCGGGAGATCAGCGGGCCCATCTGGGTGCGTTCGTCGGAGGGGTCGCCGACGACGACCGACTCGACGGCCGGGGCCAGGAGTTCGAGGAAGCGGTCATGGACGGAGCGCTGGACGAGGATGCGGGTGCGGGCGCAGCAGTCCTGGCCGGAGTTGTCGAGGAAGGACATGGGGGCCGCCGCCGCGGCGGCCTCGATGTCGGCGTCGGCGAAGACGATGTTGGGGCTCTTGCCGCCGAGTTCGAGGGTGACGCGTTTGAGGAGGGCGGAGCCCTTGGCCAGGACCTGTCTGCCGACGGCCGTGGACCCGGTGAAGACGATCTTCGCGACGCCTGGGTGCCGGACGAGGGCGTCCCCCGCGACGGGGCCCGCGCCGGGCAGCACCTGGAAGAGATGCTCGGGCAGGCCCGCGTCCAGGGCGAGTTCGGCCAGCCGGAGCGCGGTGAGCGGGGTCGTCTCGGCGGGTTTGAGGATGACGGCGTTGCCCGCGGCGAGTGCGGGTGCGGTGCCCCAGGCGGCGATGGGCATCGGGAAGTTCCAGGGCGCGATGACGCCGACGACGCCGAGCGGTTCGAGGAGGGTGATGTCGAGGCCGCCCGGGACCGGGATTTGACGACCCGTCAGTCGCTCCACTCCTCCGGCCGCGTAGTCGAGGAGATCGCGGACGTTGCCCGCCTCCCAGCGGGCGTTGCCGAGGGTGTGGCCGGCCTCGCGGACCTCCAGACGGGCCAGTTCCTCGATGTGGGCGTCGACTTCGGCCGCGAAACGGCGCAGCAGCCTGGCCCGGTCGGCGGGTGCGAGCGCGGCCCAGCGGGTCTGCGCCCGGCCGGCCCGTACGACGGCGTCGTCCACGTCCTGGGCCGTCGCGGCCGGGGCGGTGGCGACGACCTCCTCGGTGGCCGGGTCGAGCACGCGGAGTTCGTGGTCGTGCGGGGGTGGGGTGGACGGCTGCGAAGTGTGCGGGTGCGGCAAGGGGGTCCTCACATGCGTTCGAAGGAGCGGCGCAGCTCCCAGTCGGTCACCGCGGCGTCGAACGCCTCCAGTTCGACGCGCGCCATGTTGCGGTAGTGCTCGACCACCTCGCCACCGAAGGCGGCCCGGGCGATCGGGCTGTTCTCCCAGAGTTCGGCGGCCTCGCGCAGGGTGGTGGGGACGTGCGCGTACTGGGCGGTGTAGGCGTTGCCCGAGCAGGCCTCGGGCAGCTCCAGCTTGCGCTCGATGCCGTACAGTCCGGCCGCCACGAGTCCGGCGACGGCCAGATGCGGATTGACGTCGCCTCCGGGCAGCCGGTTCTCGAAGCGCGTGGAGCGGCCGTGGCCGACGACGCGGAGCGCGCAGGTGCGGTTGTCGTGGCCCCAGGCGACGGCGGTCGGGGCGAAGGAGCCGGGCTGGAACCGCTTGTAGGAGTTGATGTTGGGCGCGTACAGGAGGGAGAAGTCGCGCAGCGCGGCCAGCTGTCCGGCGAGGAAGTGGCGCATCACCTCCGACATCCCGCCCGGGTCCCCGGCGGAACCCGCCATCACATTGGTGCCGTCGGCGTCGGCGAGCGAGAGGTGGATGTGGCAGGAGTTGCCCTCGCGCTCGTTGTACTTGGCCATGAAGGTGAGCGAGACGCCCTCCTGGGAGGCGATCTCCTTGGCGCCGGTCTTGTAGATCGCGTGCTGGTCGCAGGTGACGAGGGCCTCGTCGTACTTGAAGGCGATCTCGTGCTGGCCCGGGTTGCACTCGCCCTTGGCGGACTCGACGGTGAGGCCGGCCGCCTGCATCTCGTTGCGGATGCGGCGCAGCAGGGGTTCGACGCGTCCGGTCCCGAGGACCGAGTAGTCGATATTGTACTGGTTGGCCGGGGTGAGCCCTCGGTAGCCGGTGTCCCATGCCTGCTCGTAGGTGTCCTTGAAGACGATGAACTCCAGCTCGGTGCCCACCTGGGCGGTGTAGCCGAGGTCGGCGAGGCGGTCCAGCTGGCGGCGCAGGATCTGGCGGGGTGCGGCCACCACCGGGGAGCCGTCGTTCCAGGCGAGGTCGGCGATGAGCAGGGCGGTGCCCTCGCTCCAGGGGACGCGCCGCAGGGTGCCGAGGTCGGGGTGCAGCGCGAAGTCGCCGTAGCCGCGGTCCCAGGAGGACATGGCGTAGCCGTCGACGGTGTTCATGTCGGTGTCGACGGCGAGGAGGTAGTTGCAGCCCTCCGTGCCGTGCTCCAGGACCTCGTCGAGGAAGAAGGCCGCGGCGAACCGCTTGCCCTGGAGCCGCCCCTGCATGTCGGGGAAGGCCAGGACGACCGTGTCGATGTCTCCGGCCCCGACGAGGGCGCGCAGTTCCTCGACGGTGAGCGGGGGTGTGCGGTCTGCCACCGGAAAAGCCTCCTTGGGTCAGCCGAGGGCCATAAGGTATTGCGGAGAACCATTGCTTGGGAAGGGGGCGCGACCTGATGACGCGGGCGGAATCCGGCCGGGGGACGGGCGACCGGCTGACGCCGGTCCTGCGGCCGGTGCGGGCGGGCAACGGCTTCGAGGAGGCGCTGGAGCAGATCCTCCAGATCGTTCGGCTCGGCCTGGTGCCGGGAGGTGAACGGCTGCCCGCGGAGCGGGAGTTGGCGGAGCGGCTCGGCATCAGCCGGGTGACGCTGCGCGAGGTCCTGAAGGTGCTCCAGGACCAGGGTCTGGTCGAGTCGCGGCGCGGGCGCTACGGCGGCACGTTCGTGCTGGCGCGCACCGACGCGCCGGGCGAGCACGAGCTGCGCCGCCGGGTCGCCGCGGTCGACATCGAGGACGTACTGCGCTTCCGCGAGGTCCTGGAGGTCGGCGCGGCCGGGCTGTGCGCGACGCACGGCCTCGACGCCGCGCAGGGCGCCCGGCTGCGCGAGGCGCTGGAGCGGACGAACGACGCCCCGCTGGCCGACTACCGGCGCCTGGACACCATGCTCCACCTCACCCTCGCGGAGCTGTGCGGCTCCCCGTCCCTGACCGCGCGGTACGCGGCCGTCCGCGCCGGCGTGAACGACCTGCTCGACTGCATCCCGCTCCTCGTCCGCAACCTGGAGCATTCGCAGCGTCAGCACACCGCCCTGGTCGAGGCGGTGCTCGACGGGGACGCGGACGGGGCGCGCGAGATCATGCGGGAGCACTGCGCGGGCACGGCGGCGCTGCTGCGGGGGTTCCTGGCGTGAGCGGGGCTCCTGGCGCGAAGGGGCCCCGCGTGAGCGGGTTCCCGGCGTGAGCCGGACGTGACGTGTGGAGCCCCTGTGTTCCGCTCCCCCGCCCCGCAAAGGTATGAGACCTTTCCATTGAAGCCGTGGAAGGGAGTGACGCGTGGGCAGGCCGCTGATCGGTGTGAGTACGTATCTGGAGACCGGGGCGCGCTGGGGCGTGTGGGAGCTGGAGGCCGCGCTGCTGCCGGCCGGCTATCCGCGGCTCGTGCAGCGGGCCGGCGGGCTCGCCGTGATGCTGCCGCCCGACGATCCGGCCCTGGCCCGCGAGACCGTCGCCCGGCTCGACGCGGTCGTGGTCGCGGGCGGTCCCGATGTCGACCCCGGCCGGTACGGTGCCGAGCGCTCCCCGCGTACGGGCCCGCCCGCGCACGAGCGTGACGCCTGGGAACTCGCCCTGATCCGGGCCGCGTTGGACTCCGGCACCCCGCTGCTCGGCATCTGCCGGGGCCACCAGCTCCTGAACGTGGCCCTGGGCGGCACGCTCGTGCAGCATCTCGACGGTCATGTGAAGGACATCGGTGTGGTCGGCCACCACGAGGTGATCCCCGTCCCCGGGACGCTGTACGCCGGTCTCGTACCGGAGCGGTGCGCCGTCCCGACGTACCACCACCAGGCCGTGGACCGCCTCGGAGAGGGCCTCACGGTCTGCGCGCACGCGGTGGACGGCACGGTGGAGGCGGTCGAACTCCCCGGACCCGGCTGGGCCCTGGGAGTCCAGTGGCACCCGGAGATGGGGGACGACCTGCGGGTCATGCGGGGCCTGATCACTGCGGCGACCTGACCTGCCCGGCGCCCGCACCACGGTTCTTCGCCCCCTCCGCCCCTACCCGTCCCGATTCCGGGGGCTGCCGCCCCCAGCCCCCCTTCGGCCTGGACGGCCTCGTCCTCAATCGCCGGACGGCCGAGATTCAGCCCCTCCGGCGATTGAGGAGCCTGTCCGCTACGCCCCCCGCGTCAGGGACAGCAGGTCGCGGGCCGGGCCCGTGGGGCGGTGGCCCGTCGGCCATACGGCGCGCAGGGCGCGGGTGAGCTGGACGTCGGCGAGCGGGATACCCACCAGCCGGTGGGCCGACAGCTCCTCACCGAGGGCGAGTTCGCTGAGCACGGCGGGCCCCGCGCCGCTCACGGCGGACGCCTTGACCGCCGTCGTCGAGGACAGCTCGATCAGGGGACGGGCGAGCCCACCGAGCGCGGAGTCCAGCACCTGACGCGTGCCCGACCCCTCCTCCCGCAGGATGAGCGGCGTCGCGGCCAGCTCGGCCGCCGCGAGCGGCACCCGCCGCCGCGCCCAGGGGTGCCCGGGCGCCGTCACCACGATGAGCCGGTCGTGCGCGATGACGGTGGCGTCGAGACCGGACGGCACCGAGAGCCCCTCGACGAACCCGAGGTCCGCCTCACCCGACAGAAGCCGCTCGGCCACGGCGGCGGAGTTCCCCGCGAGCAGCGACACGGCCGTGTCGGGACGCTGCGCGCGCAGCGCGATCAGCCAGCCGGGCAGCAGATACTCGGCGATGGTCATGCTCGCGGCGACCCGCAGCCGCGAGTCGCGCCGGTCGCGCAGCGCCTGCGCCCCGGCGTCGAACGCCTCGGCCGCGTCCACCACCCGCCGGGCCCAGTCCGTGACGAGCGCGCCCTCGCGGGTGAGCCGGGAGCCGCGCGGTGACCGGTCCACGAGCGCCACGCCGAGCATCCGCTCCATGGAACGGATACGGCTGCTGGCCGCCGGCTGGGTGATCCCCACCTCCCGCGCCGCACGTCCGAGGCTGCCGAGGCGCGCCACCGCGAGGAGCAGTTCCAGCGCGCCGAGATCGGGCACCCGGTGGGCGATCCCGGCACCGGGCCGGTCCTCGGCGCCGCTACCCATGACGATCCTCAGACCCGCTGCTCATAAACCCAGCTTATGTCGTCATAGGTGCGCACTCCCTGGTGGGGAGTCCGCCGGGGCGCGACCGTGGTGTCATGGTCACCGCAGCCCAGCCCTTGTCCGCCCATCAGGCGGGAACCGTCCCCGACACGAAGACCCCCCGTGTCCCGGGAAACCGCGTCGTCACCGCGGTCCGTCAGCTCGGCCCGAACTGGTACGCCTCCGTGATGGGCACCGCGATCGTGGCCACGGCGGGAGCCGGGCTCCCGGTGGACGTGCCCGGTCTGCGCACCACCTGCACCGTCGTGTGGGCCCTCTCGCTCACCCTGTTGGTGTCGCTGCTGGCCGCCCGCGCGCTGCACTGGGCCCACCACAGCGACCAGGCCCGCGCCCACCTCCTCGACCCGGCCGTGGCCCCGTTCTACGGCTGCCTCTCGATGGCCCTGCTCGCCGTGGGCGGCGGCACGCTGCTGGTCGGCCGGGACTGGATCGGGACACCGGCCGCGGTCGCCGTGGACACCGTGCTGTTCACCGCGGGGACGCTGATCGGGCTCGCCGCCGCCGTGGCCGTCCCGTATCTCATGGTCGTACGGCATCGCATCGAGCCCGGGCAGGCGTCCCCCGTGTGGCTGCTGCCGATCGTCGCCCCCATGGTGTCGGCCGCGCTCGGCCCGCTCCTCGTCCCCCACCTGCCGGCCGGGCAGCCCCGGGAGACCCTGCTCCTCGCCTGTGTCGCGATGTTCGGGATCAGCCTGGTGGCCACCTTCGTGATGCTGCCCATGATCTTCGCGCGGCTCGTCACCTCGGGTCCGCTGCCGCTCGCGCTCACCCCGACGCTGTTCCTGGTGCTCGGCCCGCTGGGCCAGTCGACGACCGCGGTGGGCAAGTTCGCGGACGCCGCCCCCGGTGTGGTGCCCGCCCCCTACGACCAGGGCTTCGCGCTGCTCGCCGTCCTCTACGGCGTCCCCGTGCTGGGCTTCGCGCTGCTGTGGCTCGCGCTGGCCGTCGCCATGACCGTACGGGCCCGCCGCCAGGGCATGGGTTTCGCGATGACCTGGTGGGCCTTCACATTCCCGGTGGGCACCTGTGTCACCGGCGCGGAGGGCCTGGCCCGGCACACGGGCCTGCCCGCCTTCCAGGCACTGGCCGTGGCCCTGTACGTCCTGCTGCTGACCGCCTGGTCGGTGGCCGCGGTCAGGACGGCCCACGGCCTGCTCACGGGCAGGCTGCTCGCCGCCCCCCGGTGAGACGCCGCGGCGGCCCGGCGCCGCCAAAGCGTCTCAACCGCCCACCACGACCCCTGAAGCGCCTAGTGGGCCCGGGGGTTCGTGGAGGCGGACGGTCATCCCCACCGTCACGTCGTCTCCTGCCGAGAGGCCGGCCGGCTTGCGCACGGCCGCCTTGAGCGGCAGCAGATAGCCGCCGTCCCGCGGGAAGAGCGACGTCTGGAAGACGACCTCGCCGATCCGGGCCTCGACCGGGATCACGCCCCAGCCGTAGGTGGCCATCGCGGCCACCT
Proteins encoded:
- a CDS encoding DUF1905 domain-containing protein, producing MEFDFSGPVIEWRGPSPYYFVRLPDEESADVREVAAMATYGWGVIPVEARIGEVVFQTSLFPRDGGYLLPLKAAVRKPAGLSAGDDVTVGMTVRLHEPPGPLGASGVVVGG
- a CDS encoding LysR family transcriptional regulator — translated: MGSGAEDRPGAGIAHRVPDLGALELLLAVARLGSLGRAAREVGITQPAASSRIRSMERMLGVALVDRSPRGSRLTREGALVTDWARRVVDAAEAFDAGAQALRDRRDSRLRVAASMTIAEYLLPGWLIALRAQRPDTAVSLLAGNSAAVAERLLSGEADLGFVEGLSVPSGLDATVIAHDRLIVVTAPGHPWARRRVPLAAAELAATPLILREEGSGTRQVLDSALGGLARPLIELSSTTAVKASAVSGAGPAVLSELALGEELSAHRLVGIPLADVQLTRALRAVWPTGHRPTGPARDLLSLTRGA
- a CDS encoding TDT family transporter; the protein is MVTAAQPLSAHQAGTVPDTKTPRVPGNRVVTAVRQLGPNWYASVMGTAIVATAGAGLPVDVPGLRTTCTVVWALSLTLLVSLLAARALHWAHHSDQARAHLLDPAVAPFYGCLSMALLAVGGGTLLVGRDWIGTPAAVAVDTVLFTAGTLIGLAAAVAVPYLMVVRHRIEPGQASPVWLLPIVAPMVSAALGPLLVPHLPAGQPRETLLLACVAMFGISLVATFVMLPMIFARLVTSGPLPLALTPTLFLVLGPLGQSTTAVGKFADAAPGVVPAPYDQGFALLAVLYGVPVLGFALLWLALAVAMTVRARRQGMGFAMTWWAFTFPVGTCVTGAEGLARHTGLPAFQALAVALYVLLLTAWSVAAVRTAHGLLTGRLLAAPR
- a CDS encoding FCD domain-containing protein, with the protein product MTRAESGRGTGDRLTPVLRPVRAGNGFEEALEQILQIVRLGLVPGGERLPAERELAERLGISRVTLREVLKVLQDQGLVESRRGRYGGTFVLARTDAPGEHELRRRVAAVDIEDVLRFREVLEVGAAGLCATHGLDAAQGARLREALERTNDAPLADYRRLDTMLHLTLAELCGSPSLTARYAAVRAGVNDLLDCIPLLVRNLEHSQRQHTALVEAVLDGDADGAREIMREHCAGTAALLRGFLA
- a CDS encoding DUF2510 domain-containing protein — translated: MSVTPPPGWYSDPSYPLVERWWDGTAWTDHRRQPEVPQQPLIQTPPAEGSGPGRARTVALVTAAVVLVAAIVTGAVLLRHDDGGDAAAQTTPTSSSPTGTEAPSPSPSGPSPSAGDPSVVVDELNGITFPVLDGWVKPQYAADHDMVLSTPRTYDCPGDPGLCRHGRVDSRTATATDETSPKALAEEDIADAADSAYGHDLLGSRPFRGISSHELVKSGSVAVAGRAGYLVRWKVRTGVGPGGYVESLVFPSSVGSQSPVIVRFALDAGADGPPLSDIDRITAGIRPVGGKDAGGGVGSSIGPTR
- a CDS encoding amino acid deaminase/aldolase, which codes for MTARAADRARYDRATAHLDAPVAIVDLEAFDANADDLVRRAGGKPIRVASKSVRCRTLLERVLGREGFAGLMSFTLAESLWLARSGFDDVLLAYPSADRKGYAELTADPKLAAAVTVMIDDPAQLRLIDEARDGGTEVVRVCLELDTSLKLFGGRVRVGALRSPLHSAAQVADLARAVKRAPGFKLVGIMAYEGHIAGVGDSVSGRPLRSRAVRLMQATARKELAQRRADVVRAVRAVEPDLEFVNGGGTGSVQHTAAEEAVTEIAAGSGLYVPRLFDNYTSFSGRPAALFAQPVVRRPGVGVVTVLGGGYPASGAAGPDRLPVPYLPEGLSYDPQEGPGEVQTPLLGSPADDLLIGDKVWFRHAKAGELCERFDTLHLVEGDTVTASVPTYRGEGHTFL
- a CDS encoding gamma-glutamyl-gamma-aminobutyrate hydrolase family protein; this encodes MGRPLIGVSTYLETGARWGVWELEAALLPAGYPRLVQRAGGLAVMLPPDDPALARETVARLDAVVVAGGPDVDPGRYGAERSPRTGPPAHERDAWELALIRAALDSGTPLLGICRGHQLLNVALGGTLVQHLDGHVKDIGVVGHHEVIPVPGTLYAGLVPERCAVPTYHHQAVDRLGEGLTVCAHAVDGTVEAVELPGPGWALGVQWHPEMGDDLRVMRGLITAAT
- a CDS encoding 3-oxoacyl-ACP reductase is translated as MTSDTPETICRRLVGRTAVITGAASGIGLATARRLASEGAHVVCGDIDEQHGKAVAEEVGGTFVKVDVTDPEQVETLFRTAYDTYGSVDIAFNNAGISPPDDDSILDTGLEAWKRVQEVNLTSVYLCCKAAIPYMRRQGRGSIINTASFVARMGAATSQISYTASKGGVLAMSRELGVQFAREGIRVNALCPGPVNTPLLQELFAKDPERAARRLVHIPVGRFAEADEIASAVAFLASDDSSFVNATDFLVDGGISGAYVTPL
- a CDS encoding glutamine synthetase family protein, coding for MADRTPPLTVEELRALVGAGDIDTVVLAFPDMQGRLQGKRFAAAFFLDEVLEHGTEGCNYLLAVDTDMNTVDGYAMSSWDRGYGDFALHPDLGTLRRVPWSEGTALLIADLAWNDGSPVVAAPRQILRRQLDRLADLGYTAQVGTELEFIVFKDTYEQAWDTGYRGLTPANQYNIDYSVLGTGRVEPLLRRIRNEMQAAGLTVESAKGECNPGQHEIAFKYDEALVTCDQHAIYKTGAKEIASQEGVSLTFMAKYNEREGNSCHIHLSLADADGTNVMAGSAGDPGGMSEVMRHFLAGQLAALRDFSLLYAPNINSYKRFQPGSFAPTAVAWGHDNRTCALRVVGHGRSTRFENRLPGGDVNPHLAVAGLVAAGLYGIERKLELPEACSGNAYTAQYAHVPTTLREAAELWENSPIARAAFGGEVVEHYRNMARVELEAFDAAVTDWELRRSFERM
- a CDS encoding aldehyde dehydrogenase family protein, coding for MPHPHTSQPSTPPPHDHELRVLDPATEEVVATAPAATAQDVDDAVVRAGRAQTRWAALAPADRARLLRRFAAEVDAHIEELARLEVREAGHTLGNARWEAGNVRDLLDYAAGGVERLTGRQIPVPGGLDITLLEPLGVVGVIAPWNFPMPIAAWGTAPALAAGNAVILKPAETTPLTALRLAELALDAGLPEHLFQVLPGAGPVAGDALVRHPGVAKIVFTGSTAVGRQVLAKGSALLKRVTLELGGKSPNIVFADADIEAAAAAAPMSFLDNSGQDCCARTRILVQRSVHDRFLELLAPAVESVVVGDPSDERTQMGPLISRAQLDRVRSYVDDGAPGIRGKAPEGPGFWFAPTVLTGVDPGARVAVEEVFGPVAVVLPFEDEADAVRLANATDYGLSGSIWTRDVGRALRVSQAVRAGNLSVNSHSSVRYWTPFGGFKQSGIGRELGPDALTAFTETKNVFISTEGPAQ